Proteins encoded within one genomic window of Nitrospirota bacterium:
- a CDS encoding pyridoxamine 5'-phosphate oxidase family protein, giving the protein MIPEKLLEIMKKDGVVAIATLGKDGPHMVNTWNSYIRISSDGRLFIPAGYMHKTEANIVHNPNVLITLGSSKVEGLHGAGAGFLIKGKAAFITSGPDYDFMKEKFSWLRATLAVTIDSATQTW; this is encoded by the coding sequence ATGATCCCGGAAAAACTGCTGGAAATTATGAAAAAAGATGGGGTAGTTGCCATTGCGACATTGGGAAAGGATGGGCCGCATATGGTCAACACCTGGAACAGCTACATCAGAATATCATCAGACGGACGATTGTTCATTCCTGCGGGTTACATGCATAAGACAGAGGCTAACATTGTCCACAACCCTAATGTGCTGATTACGCTGGGGAGCAGCAAGGTTGAGGGCTTGCACGGGGCAGGTGCCGGCTTCCTGATCAAGGGAAAGGCCGCCTTCATAACATCCGGACCTGATTATGATTTCATGAAAGAGAAGTTCAGTTGGCTGCGAGCCACTTTGGCCGTTACCATCGATTCTGCTACTCAAACCTGGTGA
- the chrA gene encoding chromate efflux transporter, translated as MSLVQKPSFKEAFFYWLKLGFISFGGPTGQIAMMHKEVVEKKRWMPEDQFLHALNFCMLLPGPEAQQLATYIGWTLNRTRGALTAGILFVLPSVFLLWGLSWVYTVYGTIPSVAALLYGLKPAVMAIVAEAVIRIGRKSLKSSGLVLLGALSFIAIYFINVPFPVIVFGAGVIGYLLNKQLTGSSKAPGPAAAETVLPAASGGWSRTLRIATFGIILWFSPVILLGTWLGWDSILVNIGILFSKAALVTFGGAYAVLGYIGQQAVTHYAWLTPEQMMDGLALAETTPGPLIMVNQFVAYVTAYLHAPGISPAIAGAIGGLLATWVTFVPSMLWIFIGAPYIEALRQNAKLSSALTAITAAVVGVVLNLGVNFSHHTLVSDAGRFEWYALAASIVTFIGMTKFKWGMIPVIIGSALAGYVWKAVL; from the coding sequence ATGAGCCTGGTTCAGAAACCGTCTTTCAAAGAGGCATTTTTCTACTGGCTGAAACTCGGCTTCATAAGTTTCGGCGGACCGACCGGCCAGATCGCGATGATGCACAAGGAAGTGGTTGAGAAAAAGAGATGGATGCCGGAAGACCAGTTTCTGCACGCTCTGAACTTCTGCATGCTCCTGCCCGGTCCTGAGGCACAGCAGCTGGCAACGTACATAGGCTGGACACTCAACAGGACCCGGGGCGCCCTTACCGCCGGGATACTCTTTGTGCTGCCGTCGGTCTTTCTTCTCTGGGGACTGAGCTGGGTTTACACTGTATACGGGACCATACCGTCCGTTGCAGCCCTCCTGTACGGCCTGAAACCTGCTGTGATGGCTATCGTAGCAGAGGCAGTGATCAGGATAGGCAGGAAGTCCCTGAAGAGCAGCGGACTTGTTCTTCTTGGTGCGCTGTCTTTTATTGCCATCTATTTTATAAATGTCCCGTTCCCGGTGATCGTCTTCGGCGCCGGTGTAATCGGATATCTGTTGAATAAGCAATTAACCGGCAGTTCAAAAGCACCCGGCCCCGCAGCTGCCGAGACTGTTTTGCCAGCTGCGTCAGGAGGCTGGTCCAGAACGCTCAGAATCGCGACCTTCGGGATTATCCTCTGGTTCTCCCCGGTCATTCTGCTCGGTACATGGCTTGGATGGGACTCGATCCTTGTTAATATCGGCATCCTCTTCAGCAAGGCAGCCCTCGTGACCTTTGGAGGCGCATACGCAGTGCTCGGATATATCGGCCAGCAGGCGGTGACCCACTATGCCTGGCTCACACCGGAGCAGATGATGGACGGTCTTGCACTTGCCGAGACCACGCCCGGTCCGCTCATCATGGTGAATCAGTTCGTGGCCTATGTTACTGCGTACCTTCACGCGCCCGGGATATCCCCTGCCATAGCAGGTGCGATCGGAGGGCTGTTAGCCACATGGGTGACGTTTGTGCCCTCGATGCTCTGGATATTCATCGGTGCGCCCTATATAGAGGCCTTGCGCCAAAATGCAAAGCTCTCATCCGCCCTGACAGCCATAACAGCGGCAGTTGTCGGCGTAGTGCTCAATCTGGGAGTGAACTTTTCTCACCACACGCTCGTCTCTGATGCCGGACGTTTCGAGTGGTATGCACTTGCAGCATCGATCGTCACCTTCATCGGTATGACAAAGTTCAAGTGGGGAATGATCCCGGTGATCATCGGCTCTGCGCTGGCCGGATATGTATGGAAAGCAGTTTTATGA
- a CDS encoding TolC family protein — MNRIYSIVIVLYALCISASPAAAIEPKDLTLEQAVALALGKNPDLQNLRLEEESAKGLNERARLLLINNPTIEGNVSKKDRPEEEGGGKFTNYGFKLSQEFEVAGQRGTRIDVAEKELAKVKSEIRDRVRILIADVKDAFTKTLALTKKGSLAREIVNLQEELLGYTKIKFQAGDVSGLDVNLAEVELSKAKKELLLAQREYRESLLALQGIIGLSPDMSFAIQGDLPSEVPQLPDRDALKTLALSHRPDSKASVFEMEKTESALKLVKKEAFPNITLSGFYDRDERRNVAGLEISIPLPFFDRKQAEKKEAFAKAEGAKIKAAGLKKTIEREIDQAFNDITSAIEELSLFRKEILVKAAENLKLLNLAFREGKIGFFEVRLAQKDTNEAQLAYIEAQTRTQLALNAIEKTTGGAVK, encoded by the coding sequence ATGAATCGAATTTACTCTATTGTTATTGTTTTATATGCGTTATGCATCAGCGCATCGCCTGCTGCTGCAATCGAACCAAAAGACTTGACGCTTGAGCAGGCGGTCGCCCTCGCCCTTGGGAAAAACCCTGACCTCCAGAATCTCAGGCTCGAAGAAGAATCCGCAAAGGGTCTAAATGAAAGGGCGCGGCTTCTGCTCATCAATAACCCTACAATCGAAGGCAATGTCTCGAAGAAAGACAGGCCAGAAGAGGAAGGCGGCGGCAAGTTCACAAACTATGGATTCAAACTCTCCCAGGAATTCGAGGTCGCAGGGCAACGCGGGACAAGGATCGATGTTGCTGAAAAAGAGCTTGCAAAAGTGAAGTCGGAAATAAGGGACAGAGTGAGAATTTTGATTGCAGATGTGAAAGACGCCTTCACTAAGACGCTCGCGCTAACGAAAAAGGGTAGCCTTGCGCGGGAGATCGTAAACTTGCAGGAGGAACTCCTCGGATACACAAAGATCAAGTTCCAGGCCGGAGATGTCTCGGGACTGGATGTTAATCTTGCAGAAGTTGAACTGAGCAAGGCAAAAAAAGAGCTTCTTCTGGCGCAGCGGGAATACAGGGAATCTCTGCTTGCGTTGCAGGGGATCATCGGCTTATCGCCTGATATGTCCTTTGCTATACAAGGCGATCTGCCATCAGAAGTCCCGCAGCTGCCTGACAGAGACGCCCTGAAAACGTTGGCTCTTTCCCATCGGCCTGACTCAAAGGCGAGTGTATTTGAGATGGAAAAGACAGAGTCTGCGCTGAAACTGGTAAAGAAGGAAGCCTTTCCGAATATAACGCTGTCAGGGTTTTATGACAGAGATGAACGTCGAAATGTTGCAGGCCTGGAGATTTCGATCCCCCTTCCCTTCTTTGACAGGAAGCAGGCTGAAAAGAAGGAGGCCTTTGCAAAAGCAGAAGGGGCAAAGATAAAAGCAGCGGGCCTGAAAAAGACCATTGAGAGAGAGATTGATCAGGCCTTCAATGACATCACATCTGCCATCGAGGAACTGTCACTCTTTAGAAAAGAGATACTGGTGAAAGCAGCCGAAAACCTTAAGCTGCTGAACCTCGCATTCAGGGAAGGGAAGATCGGTTTCTTTGAAGTGCGGCTCGCGCAGAAGGACACCAACGAGGCACAGTTAGCCTATATTGAAGCACAGACGAGAACACAACTCGCTCTAAATGCGATTGAAAAGACCACGGGAGGTGCAGTGAAATGA
- a CDS encoding efflux RND transporter periplasmic adaptor subunit: protein MTKRGEERFVQCKSYVKTVNNFRYNLLAILLIVLGAAVLTAGCGKKEAPKEDKKAAVEEKKEAGHEGERKDEHEGEHEGEGPDVVTLSPEKQKTSGIEVKQVALEHAAVPLSATAAIEMNMDRSAKISPRVTGKAVRIIASQGDRVKAGQALAWLDSVELDQTWADHIKAQGRVELAKRNLQREETLFEKKVSPEKDVLKARQELGEAEADLNLAKERFRLLGVEVSQFGTAKGNGNHPLIPVTSPVSGVVLEKTVAQGEMVNSEKTLFTIADLSTLWVVIDIYEKDISHLRLGTGVKVSVTAFPDKTFRGKIAYISDVVDEKTRTEKARVTIDNSSGLLKPGMFATVLTEATSGGTEELIALPEEAVVVDGTKRYVFIQTAPAQFKRREIVTGRTLGNRMEVTSGLKVGEIVAVKGAFILKSELKKGEIVDEHGHGK, encoded by the coding sequence TTGACAAAGAGGGGCGAGGAGAGATTTGTTCAATGCAAATCCTATGTCAAGACTGTCAATAACTTTAGATACAATCTGCTTGCGATACTTCTTATTGTTCTGGGTGCAGCGGTATTGACCGCAGGATGCGGAAAAAAGGAAGCGCCAAAAGAAGATAAAAAAGCAGCGGTCGAGGAGAAGAAAGAAGCCGGACACGAAGGCGAACGCAAAGATGAACATGAGGGTGAGCACGAAGGCGAAGGGCCCGACGTTGTGACGCTGTCGCCTGAAAAGCAGAAGACCTCGGGAATAGAGGTAAAGCAAGTTGCGCTTGAACATGCTGCTGTTCCCTTATCCGCAACTGCTGCTATTGAGATGAATATGGACCGGTCTGCGAAGATCAGCCCAAGGGTGACAGGAAAGGCTGTCAGGATCATCGCATCACAGGGCGACAGGGTAAAGGCAGGACAGGCCCTTGCCTGGCTCGACAGCGTGGAGCTTGACCAGACCTGGGCAGATCATATCAAGGCACAAGGCAGGGTTGAGCTTGCGAAGAGGAACCTCCAGCGCGAGGAAACCCTGTTTGAGAAGAAGGTATCGCCTGAAAAGGATGTCCTGAAAGCGAGGCAGGAACTGGGAGAGGCAGAGGCTGACCTCAACCTTGCAAAGGAACGCTTCAGGCTGCTCGGCGTCGAGGTCTCCCAGTTCGGAACTGCAAAGGGCAATGGAAACCACCCTCTTATTCCGGTCACGAGTCCAGTGAGCGGTGTGGTGCTTGAAAAGACAGTCGCCCAGGGAGAGATGGTCAATTCCGAAAAAACGCTCTTTACGATTGCTGACCTTTCAACGCTATGGGTGGTGATCGATATCTACGAAAAAGACATTTCCCATCTCAGGCTCGGTACCGGGGTAAAGGTGTCAGTTACGGCGTTTCCTGACAAGACCTTCAGAGGTAAGATCGCCTATATCAGCGACGTAGTCGACGAAAAGACAAGGACCGAAAAAGCGAGGGTAACAATAGACAACTCAAGTGGACTACTCAAACCCGGCATGTTTGCGACCGTGCTGACCGAGGCCACAAGCGGCGGGACCGAAGAACTTATTGCTCTTCCTGAAGAGGCAGTCGTTGTCGACGGGACAAAGAGATATGTTTTTATTCAAACCGCTCCGGCGCAGTTCAAAAGAAGAGAGATAGTTACGGGAAGGACACTTGGAAACCGGATGGAAGTTACATCAGGACTCAAGGTGGGAGAAATAGTTGCCGTCAAAGGGGCCTTTATCCTCAAATCGGAACTGAAGAAAGGCGAAATCGTCGACGAACATGGCCATGGCAAGTGA
- a CDS encoding universal stress protein, translated as MDSAKMCPIVSERILVATDGSEYSKGAIREAIGFAKICSSRLYIMSVVEVIADGETSTQQVEQEMEAAAQKHLDAVKAQALNDGVTCETFISYGDPHQNIVDEAARRKIDLIFIGRRGTTGMKKLLMGEVASKVIGHADCKVIVVPKAAVIGPRTLLIATDGSGHSIAAARETVKIAKRCGSNIIVLSSMRSEDELPAAKANIDQVLSMAKQEEIPAEGITPLGRSKDVIVETAGGRGADLIVMGIPVKSAFQKIFSGSATEQVIGKAGCAVLIVKGDDSPATN; from the coding sequence ATGGATAGTGCAAAAATGTGTCCTATCGTAAGCGAAAGGATTCTGGTTGCAACAGACGGCTCCGAATATAGCAAGGGAGCTATTCGGGAGGCCATCGGCTTTGCGAAGATATGTTCAAGCAGGCTTTACATCATGTCTGTTGTGGAAGTGATAGCAGATGGAGAAACATCAACACAGCAGGTTGAGCAGGAGATGGAGGCAGCGGCCCAGAAACATCTTGATGCAGTGAAGGCTCAGGCGCTGAATGATGGTGTAACGTGTGAAACATTCATTTCTTATGGCGATCCCCATCAGAACATCGTGGACGAAGCTGCAAGGAGAAAGATCGATCTGATATTTATCGGCAGGCGCGGGACAACAGGGATGAAAAAACTGCTTATGGGAGAAGTGGCTTCAAAGGTGATCGGCCATGCCGATTGCAAGGTCATTGTTGTGCCAAAGGCTGCTGTAATCGGCCCCAGGACTCTCCTCATTGCAACAGACGGTTCTGGACACAGTATCGCCGCTGCTCGCGAAACGGTCAAGATCGCGAAGAGATGCGGCAGTAACATTATTGTGCTCTCCTCCATGCGCTCAGAAGACGAACTGCCGGCTGCAAAGGCCAACATTGACCAGGTCCTCTCAATGGCAAAGCAGGAGGAGATTCCAGCTGAAGGTATAACACCCCTGGGCCGGTCTAAAGATGTGATTGTCGAAACTGCCGGAGGTCGGGGCGCAGATCTGATCGTTATGGGCATACCGGTGAAGTCGGCCTTTCAGAAGATTTTTTCCGGGAGTGCCACGGAACAGGTGATAGGCAAGGCTGGATGTGCTGTATTGATCGTAAAAGGCGATGACTCGCCGGCTACCAACTAA
- a CDS encoding chromate resistance protein: MNNTKRKTKQTPCWLLFFYSVPSRPVSNRMRIWRKLAKAGAVQMKGAVYILPFNEEHYEFLQWLVSEIAGMQGEAAVVSIEKIDTMKDEEIIASFDQQRAGEYRSLQKSLDDLGRRLSSIQKGSRSQNVKGISDQFAKLKKEYEEIKKIDFFSSQEGATLGEKIKRIHADLKSVSGAEIKPERPAALIVRSPADYHGRTWITRKRPFIDRMASAWLIKRFIDRAAAFDFIDEKDMEAVSKSFVTFDIRGGEFTHSNDMCTFEVLMRSFGLRDKTLKKMSEIIHDLDMKDDKFHAVEAKGMENILEGIRRTAKNDRDALEKGMTVFEMLYASKG, encoded by the coding sequence ATGAATAACACAAAACGAAAGACCAAGCAAACACCCTGCTGGCTCCTCTTCTTCTACAGCGTCCCTTCCCGGCCGGTGAGCAACAGGATGAGGATATGGAGAAAGCTGGCAAAGGCCGGGGCTGTCCAGATGAAGGGGGCTGTGTACATACTGCCTTTCAATGAGGAGCACTATGAGTTCCTTCAGTGGCTCGTCTCTGAGATCGCCGGCATGCAGGGTGAGGCCGCGGTCGTCAGCATCGAGAAGATCGATACCATGAAGGATGAAGAAATTATAGCCTCTTTCGATCAGCAGAGGGCAGGCGAGTACAGATCTTTGCAGAAGTCCCTTGATGATCTTGGCCGAAGGCTGAGCAGCATACAAAAGGGCTCAAGGTCCCAGAACGTGAAAGGGATATCAGATCAATTTGCAAAGCTCAAAAAAGAGTATGAAGAAATTAAAAAGATCGATTTCTTTTCCTCTCAGGAGGGGGCAACCTTAGGCGAAAAGATAAAGCGCATCCATGCTGATCTCAAGAGTGTTTCAGGCGCTGAAATAAAGCCGGAAAGGCCTGCCGCGCTGATAGTAAGATCGCCTGCTGATTATCACGGCAGAACGTGGATAACGAGAAAACGGCCGTTCATCGACAGAATGGCATCAGCCTGGCTCATCAAGAGGTTTATAGACCGTGCTGCTGCCTTTGATTTTATTGATGAAAAGGATATGGAGGCGGTCAGCAAAAGCTTTGTAACCTTTGATATCCGCGGAGGAGAGTTCACCCACAGCAATGACATGTGCACCTTTGAGGTGCTCATGAGATCCTTTGGCCTCAGGGATAAAACACTCAAAAAGATGTCTGAAATCATCCACGATCTCGACATGAAGGATGACAAGTTCCACGCGGTCGAGGCAAAAGGCATGGAGAATATCCTTGAAGGCATACGCCGCACCGCAAAGAATGACCGTGATGCTCTTGAGAAGGGCATGACCGTGTTCGAGATGCTGTATGCATCAAAAGGCTGA
- a CDS encoding MFS transporter: MNILSPFTALCTVGFFARLSYALARSPVLPLFALYLGAGPEAIGFAVGISTVTGIFFKLPAGALSDVIGRKRTMLIGLVFFAVMPFTYLLVKDYSLLVIIRFIHGLATAIYGPVAMAVVADIAGKNKGEMLSWFSSVTIIGNLLGAPLGGFILHSALGAAGPSLLEFRYAYLASGIAGVLSLVVALSVLRGDKVQEKGRGLKEAYKKFTSGIKEVISDRNVVITSAMEGLQNLTVGALEAFLPIYAVTVAGLNEFQAGLLWGVQVIVTILSKPIMGKTSDRHGRKSLISVGMVLCAVSFGAIPLLQSFYSLMLAAIIFGLGESFVTSSSAALVADICKEKHFGTAMGTFGTIFDIGHAAGPILAGFLLASHSYLFSFWVMAALLLLATPVFVMTVKVQES; encoded by the coding sequence ATGAACATACTCTCGCCATTTACTGCACTCTGCACGGTCGGCTTCTTTGCCCGGCTTTCCTATGCCCTTGCAAGGAGCCCGGTGCTCCCCCTCTTCGCGCTCTATTTAGGCGCTGGGCCTGAAGCGATCGGCTTTGCGGTCGGCATCTCAACCGTTACCGGGATATTTTTCAAGCTGCCGGCAGGAGCTCTTTCAGACGTGATCGGCCGGAAGCGCACCATGTTGATCGGCCTGGTCTTCTTTGCTGTGATGCCCTTCACCTATCTTCTGGTGAAAGATTACAGCCTGCTGGTCATCATCAGGTTCATACACGGCCTTGCAACCGCTATCTATGGCCCCGTAGCCATGGCAGTTGTCGCAGATATAGCAGGCAAAAACAAAGGCGAGATGCTTTCATGGTTTTCGTCAGTGACCATTATCGGCAATCTTCTGGGAGCACCGCTTGGAGGCTTTATCCTTCATAGCGCATTAGGCGCTGCCGGACCATCCCTGCTCGAATTTCGCTATGCTTATCTTGCAAGCGGCATCGCCGGAGTGCTTTCCCTTGTCGTGGCCCTGTCAGTGCTGAGGGGAGACAAGGTGCAGGAGAAAGGCAGGGGATTGAAGGAGGCATACAAGAAATTCACTTCAGGCATAAAAGAGGTGATCAGCGACAGGAATGTTGTGATCACCTCCGCGATGGAGGGTCTCCAGAACCTGACCGTCGGAGCATTAGAGGCCTTTCTGCCCATCTATGCGGTGACAGTAGCAGGACTGAATGAGTTTCAGGCCGGGCTTCTCTGGGGAGTTCAGGTTATTGTGACCATACTCTCAAAGCCGATCATGGGAAAGACTTCTGACAGGCACGGAAGAAAATCCCTTATATCAGTCGGGATGGTCCTCTGTGCAGTTTCGTTTGGTGCAATACCCCTGCTTCAGAGCTTTTACTCACTCATGCTTGCGGCCATCATCTTCGGACTCGGAGAATCCTTTGTGACATCATCCTCTGCCGCACTTGTTGCGGATATCTGCAAAGAAAAACATTTCGGAACGGCCATGGGAACCTTCGGAACGATCTTTGATATCGGCCATGCAGCTGGTCCCATACTCGCCGGATTTCTCCTGGCCAGCCACAGTTATCTCTTTTCGTTCTGGGTGATGGCAGCGCTGCTGCTTCTGGCAACACCTGTATTTGTGATGACCGTCAAGGTTCAAGAATCATAG
- a CDS encoding MFS transporter — protein sequence MHKDHELATPFFILCITGFLAIFSSTISKSPVLPLFATHLGAGPSGVGMVAAVSAFTGIIASIPAGMLSDRWGRKRMLVISSVVFGTAPFLYLFVTTIWQLAIVRFYHGFATALFIPVSMALISDMFSNKRGERLGWFSTSTLLGRFGAPIAGGTLLGVFAGDPDVSFRAVYLVCGAAGALTLLLSFRIPATHEKSRTQQSWTETLLAFRSVVSHRAILITALVEAAILFAYGTFETFIPLYAREHGISTYEIGIFLSSQVITLAITKPVMGRFSDRHGRRPQIIAGALLGALSIAAFSLASSFLPMLAFSILFGLSLSVVTSATSAYIADLSRKETHGSAMGLLGSVMDIGHTTGPLAAGIVASSFGYRISFVSASVVLILASSLFSVTMLNSRHETNP from the coding sequence ATGCATAAAGACCATGAGCTTGCCACTCCCTTCTTCATACTCTGCATCACCGGCTTTCTGGCGATCTTCAGCTCGACGATCTCAAAGAGCCCGGTGCTGCCGCTCTTTGCGACGCATCTCGGCGCAGGGCCCTCAGGGGTCGGCATGGTGGCCGCTGTCTCTGCCTTCACCGGGATCATTGCGAGCATCCCTGCAGGCATGCTCTCTGACCGATGGGGCAGGAAGCGGATGCTGGTCATCTCATCCGTGGTATTTGGCACAGCGCCTTTTCTCTATCTGTTCGTTACCACTATATGGCAATTGGCGATCGTCCGGTTTTATCACGGCTTTGCAACAGCCTTATTTATCCCTGTCTCTATGGCCCTCATCTCGGACATGTTCAGCAATAAACGTGGAGAACGACTCGGCTGGTTCTCGACATCAACACTTCTTGGCAGATTTGGAGCTCCGATCGCAGGAGGGACCCTATTGGGCGTCTTTGCTGGTGATCCTGATGTCAGTTTCAGGGCAGTCTATCTTGTCTGCGGAGCTGCAGGGGCATTAACACTGCTGCTTTCTTTCAGGATACCGGCAACTCATGAGAAAAGCAGAACTCAGCAGAGCTGGACTGAAACCCTGCTGGCCTTCAGGTCAGTGGTATCCCATCGCGCCATACTTATTACCGCTTTGGTCGAGGCAGCGATCCTCTTTGCGTACGGCACCTTCGAGACATTTATCCCTCTTTATGCGAGAGAGCATGGCATCAGCACATACGAGATCGGCATATTTCTCTCATCCCAGGTTATCACGCTGGCGATCACAAAACCCGTCATGGGGAGATTTTCAGACAGGCATGGAAGGAGACCTCAGATCATCGCAGGAGCGCTGTTAGGTGCACTCTCCATAGCAGCCTTTTCCCTTGCCTCATCATTTCTGCCCATGCTCGCCTTCAGCATACTCTTCGGCCTGAGCCTTTCTGTTGTCACATCCGCGACGTCCGCATATATAGCAGATCTTTCCCGAAAAGAGACCCACGGTTCAGCCATGGGCCTCCTCGGATCTGTCATGGACATCGGCCACACCACAGGGCCTCTTGCAGCAGGGATCGTAGCCTCATCCTTTGGCTACAGGATCTCTTTTGTGAGCGCTTCCGTTGTTTTGATCCTGGCCTCTTCATTATTCTCAGTTACGATGCTTAACTCCCGTCACGAAACTAACCCGTAA
- a CDS encoding cation transporter, translated as METITFRPDAQQNTFYRWANALALITIFYNLIEGIVSVFFGYEDGTIALFGFGIDSFVEVISGFGIWHMIRRMRQTGSESHDAFERTALRVTGAAFYILTAGLIATASVNLYQGNRPVTTFWGIIVAGISILSMWLLIHYKLKIGRQFNSQALIADANCTRACMYLSGVLLISSIGYELTGIGMLDSFGALGIALLSFREGREALEKSKGILTCSCQGGCE; from the coding sequence ATGGAAACAATTACATTCCGTCCGGACGCACAGCAAAACACTTTTTACCGCTGGGCAAACGCCCTCGCACTCATTACTATTTTCTATAATCTCATCGAAGGCATTGTCTCTGTCTTCTTCGGGTATGAAGACGGAACGATCGCACTTTTCGGCTTCGGCATCGATTCCTTTGTTGAAGTGATCTCAGGGTTCGGGATTTGGCACATGATCCGTCGGATGAGGCAGACGGGCAGTGAAAGTCATGATGCCTTTGAAAGAACAGCACTGAGGGTCACCGGGGCTGCTTTCTATATCCTGACTGCCGGACTGATCGCAACTGCCTCTGTCAATCTCTACCAGGGGAACAGGCCTGTGACCACTTTCTGGGGCATAATAGTAGCAGGCATCTCGATCCTTTCGATGTGGCTGCTCATTCATTATAAGTTGAAGATCGGCAGACAGTTCAATTCCCAGGCGCTTATCGCTGATGCCAATTGTACGCGGGCATGCATGTACCTTTCCGGTGTTCTCCTAATTTCAAGCATAGGTTATGAACTCACAGGCATAGGCATGCTCGATTCCTTCGGTGCACTCGGCATCGCTCTTCTGTCGTTCAGAGAAGGACGTGAGGCGCTCGAAAAGTCAAAGGGTATTTTAACGTGCTCGTGTCAGGGCGGCTGCGAATAA
- a CDS encoding HDIG domain-containing protein — protein MTDRVLASDIEILKKTGVSEDDIQHCIKVAQKAMEIAVKTGAEISMDLVARGALFHDLGKARTHGMDHGMIGAEIGKELGLPKPLTDIMEKHIRGGLTEPEARELNLPIKDYTLRKLEERIVIYADRLVDIITDGIVQINEEKEAEDRFEEILKTIPKYGKNEITLERYLRYHREIQGLIEKKDTPGSGQD, from the coding sequence ATGACAGATCGTGTACTGGCATCAGACATCGAGATACTGAAAAAGACAGGAGTTTCCGAAGATGACATTCAGCACTGCATCAAGGTGGCACAAAAGGCCATGGAGATAGCAGTAAAAACCGGGGCAGAGATAAGCATGGATCTTGTCGCCAGGGGCGCACTGTTCCATGACCTCGGCAAAGCCAGGACCCACGGTATGGACCACGGAATGATCGGGGCAGAGATCGGAAAAGAGCTTGGTCTTCCGAAACCCCTGACCGACATCATGGAAAAGCATATCCGCGGGGGCCTTACCGAGCCTGAGGCAAGAGAACTGAACCTGCCAATAAAAGACTATACCCTCAGAAAACTGGAAGAACGGATCGTGATCTATGCTGACCGGCTGGTGGATATCATAACCGATGGGATTGTCCAGATCAATGAGGAAAAAGAGGCTGAGGACCGGTTCGAGGAGATACTGAAGACCATCCCGAAATACGGCAAGAACGAGATAACCCTTGAACGGTATCTTAGGTATCACCGGGAGATACAGGGGTTGATAGAGAAAAAGGATACGCCAGGTTCAGGCCAGGATTAA